The proteins below come from a single Candidatus Zixiibacteriota bacterium genomic window:
- a CDS encoding OmpA family protein translates to MKTISAGLYARLLAVCLAAACVAVSSAEAVSLDELATLIDSARAVEAPVFAPKTFQKALDKYDDAKMQAERGKVQTEIDKYVAQSQEFVESAFKATEVARLMLADYVGPRAKARDARAHELVPELYQAAEIQFMKGTEKIEAGGVKDGLKEAEKAVALFDAAELAAIQVDLLGTADRLISEAVNDEAVKYAPVTLDKARSARAKADSVLLFNRYDRVQATVHAERAEYEARHASNIAQSVRSLNRNDQAWEKLMLVYEIEMDKIGSALGYELLPFDRGPSAAADSAKAGIARLQSQHQQLSAADDQASETMAATLHRLGAEPGGDDDLVARATQLDARVSDLLDRTSELAKTIETEKQRLSELSQQHEQVSAELEVRQQREAKVRMAKAIINPSEGDVLFNASGDIVLRLHGLAFDVGKSDITDKQAPLLQKVQEVVAMFPEARLRIEGHTDATGNETTNQQLSEKRAYAVMQYLRQSMSLAAENVTAVGYGSEKPVASNQSAEGRAKNRRIDIIIMQ, encoded by the coding sequence ATGAAAACCATATCTGCGGGATTATATGCCCGCCTGCTGGCAGTGTGTCTCGCCGCGGCGTGCGTCGCTGTGTCGTCGGCGGAGGCCGTCAGCCTGGACGAACTCGCGACACTGATTGACTCGGCGCGCGCGGTCGAAGCGCCGGTGTTCGCCCCGAAGACCTTCCAGAAGGCGCTCGACAAATACGACGACGCCAAAATGCAGGCCGAGCGCGGCAAGGTGCAGACGGAAATCGACAAGTACGTCGCACAGTCGCAGGAATTCGTGGAAAGCGCCTTCAAGGCGACCGAAGTCGCGCGGCTGATGCTCGCCGATTATGTCGGCCCTCGCGCGAAAGCTCGCGACGCCCGGGCGCATGAGCTGGTACCGGAGTTGTATCAGGCAGCCGAAATCCAGTTCATGAAGGGGACGGAGAAAATCGAAGCGGGCGGCGTCAAGGACGGTCTCAAAGAGGCCGAGAAGGCAGTGGCGCTGTTTGACGCCGCGGAGCTCGCCGCTATCCAGGTCGATCTGCTGGGGACGGCCGACCGACTGATCTCCGAGGCGGTCAACGATGAGGCGGTCAAGTATGCGCCGGTTACGTTGGACAAGGCGCGGTCGGCCCGCGCCAAGGCCGACTCGGTGCTGCTGTTCAACCGGTACGACCGCGTTCAGGCGACCGTTCATGCCGAACGAGCCGAATATGAGGCGCGCCACGCATCAAACATCGCCCAGAGCGTCCGCTCCCTCAATCGCAATGATCAGGCGTGGGAGAAACTGATGCTCGTGTACGAGATTGAGATGGACAAGATCGGCTCCGCCCTCGGCTACGAGCTCCTGCCGTTTGACCGGGGGCCGTCAGCCGCCGCAGATTCGGCGAAAGCCGGTATCGCACGCCTGCAATCGCAGCATCAGCAGTTGAGCGCCGCCGACGATCAGGCGTCGGAGACCATGGCCGCTACACTCCATCGACTGGGCGCAGAACCGGGCGGCGACGACGATCTTGTCGCGCGGGCGACCCAGCTTGATGCGCGCGTATCCGATCTGCTCGACCGTACGAGCGAACTCGCGAAGACGATCGAGACGGAAAAACAGCGCCTGTCGGAGCTGTCGCAACAGCACGAGCAGGTCTCGGCCGAACTCGAGGTGCGTCAGCAGCGCGAAGCGAAAGTCAGGATGGCCAAGGCTATCATCAACCCGTCCGAGGGTGATGTGCTGTTCAACGCGTCAGGCGACATCGTTCTTCGGCTGCACGGTCTCGCCTTCGACGTCGGCAAGTCCGACATCACCGATAAGCAGGCTCCGCTCCTCCAGAAAGTGCAGGAAGTGGTGGCGATGTTCCCCGAGGCGCGTCTGCGAATCGAAGGTCACACGGACGCTACGGGCAACGAAACAACCAACCAGCAGCTGTCTGAGAAGCGGGCGTACGCGGTGATGCAATACCTTCGTCAATCCATGTCGCTCGCCGCGGAAAACGTGACGGCCGTCGGCTACGGTTCGGAAAAACCGGTGGCTTCCAATCAGAGCGCGGAAGGTCGCGCGAAAAACCGACGGATCGATATCATCATAATGCAGTAG
- a CDS encoding BamA/TamA family outer membrane protein has translation MSGPASAVESADSTLAREPQPRRKSLGDVLLAVPSTLITIPAYALKGLAWGVVTLTTQDTFVGEIVRYFSRPQATVAPLVSYEANEGLAGGVAVRRWNTFGNGDRTRLKLLYSWHDYSTADLKYTHLGAADSALRIGFNASYDRMPRETYYGPGNGAAEHDEVAFTMERTRVRGNVSLYPSRGWTIGAFAGYSDYNIFDGRDPDRLGDLAAIRERFSLSSADTRSTQFVTIGGGLESDNRNSGGQPSRGGRRSLDVSYHTGVGSDDDIEFVQTRFEASQYIDLFEKRILAIRVIAQDIDRSRSASPNPFYLLSSLGGAESLRGYRTNRLVDRDMALVTIEYRYPIWDVIDAFLFLDEGRVFHSISNELSLRDWKYSAGFGLRVWNPDEVVVSAQIAKSDDGVQFFFHAGQDF, from the coding sequence ATGTCCGGACCGGCATCCGCTGTTGAGAGTGCGGACAGCACGCTGGCGAGGGAGCCGCAACCCCGGCGAAAGTCGCTCGGCGACGTACTTCTGGCCGTTCCCAGTACGTTGATCACCATACCCGCATACGCGCTCAAAGGACTAGCGTGGGGGGTGGTCACGCTGACGACGCAGGACACCTTTGTCGGCGAGATCGTGAGATACTTCTCCCGGCCGCAGGCGACGGTTGCCCCGCTTGTATCCTACGAGGCTAACGAGGGACTTGCCGGAGGCGTCGCAGTTCGGCGGTGGAACACGTTCGGCAACGGGGATCGCACGCGTTTGAAGCTGCTTTATTCGTGGCATGACTACAGCACCGCGGATCTGAAGTACACGCACCTCGGTGCGGCCGACAGCGCGCTTCGAATCGGTTTCAACGCTTCGTACGACCGCATGCCCCGCGAGACCTATTACGGCCCGGGAAACGGTGCGGCCGAACATGATGAAGTCGCGTTCACGATGGAACGCACCCGGGTTCGCGGTAACGTGTCGCTGTATCCGTCTCGTGGCTGGACTATCGGGGCATTTGCGGGTTACAGCGATTACAACATTTTCGACGGTCGCGATCCCGACCGGCTCGGCGACCTGGCTGCGATTCGGGAGCGCTTCAGTCTCTCGTCGGCCGATACCCGGTCGACACAGTTTGTCACGATCGGCGGCGGGCTCGAATCCGACAACCGCAATAGCGGCGGGCAACCGTCGCGCGGAGGTCGCCGCTCGCTCGATGTAAGTTACCACACGGGAGTCGGCAGCGACGACGATATCGAATTCGTCCAAACGCGGTTCGAGGCGAGCCAGTACATCGATCTCTTTGAGAAGCGCATCCTGGCCATTCGCGTGATTGCCCAGGACATCGACCGCTCCCGCAGCGCATCGCCGAACCCGTTCTACCTGTTGAGCTCCCTGGGAGGCGCGGAGTCTTTGCGGGGTTACCGGACCAACCGCCTTGTCGACCGCGACATGGCGCTGGTCACGATCGAGTATCGCTATCCAATCTGGGATGTGATCGATGCGTTCCTGTTCCTTGATGAGGGACGTGTCTTTCATTCGATCAGCAACGAACTCAGTCTGCGCGACTGGAAGTACTCGGCCGGATTCGGTCTGCGTGTCTGGAATCCCGATGAAGTTGTGGTGTCGGCCCAGATCGCCAAGAGTGACGACGGCGTGCAGTTTTTCTTCCACGCGGGCCAGGACTTCTGA
- a CDS encoding phosphatase PAP2 family protein, which translates to MNSSHVVRRLTRAFAAALLAVACSAAADTRTYMSGGKVALVGIGSATVYGVGHFVKSADAAAVPRWSRPGGLERRLQYVLGGGFHAGKTNFLDSDAGSALTPAMGLITVGLADLTWPQGDREKTFLQDQFLIWSGLIATKGITDLSKGLFRRTRPVVALEPDLAPRGMSPRYRHQSFFSGHASSAFFSMAYTNIRIRSIMRSRLSAAEYRDWRWLPPTVFFSWAGYVGWSRIHAFKHYVSDVLAGSLVGWLLAELFHALGEEDAVSDSHTAPTPMVFQVSMTF; encoded by the coding sequence ATGAACTCATCCCATGTTGTTCGACGACTCACCCGGGCCTTTGCAGCGGCCCTGCTGGCTGTCGCATGCTCGGCAGCCGCCGACACGCGAACGTACATGAGCGGGGGAAAGGTGGCGCTTGTGGGAATCGGTTCGGCGACGGTGTATGGGGTGGGGCACTTCGTGAAGAGCGCCGATGCCGCCGCCGTGCCGCGCTGGTCGCGCCCCGGCGGATTGGAACGACGCCTTCAATACGTGCTCGGCGGCGGTTTCCATGCCGGCAAGACCAACTTCCTCGATTCGGACGCCGGCTCTGCGCTGACTCCGGCGATGGGGCTGATCACCGTCGGTCTCGCCGATCTCACCTGGCCTCAGGGCGATCGCGAAAAGACGTTTCTTCAGGATCAATTCCTGATTTGGTCCGGGCTGATCGCCACGAAAGGGATCACCGACCTGTCAAAAGGCTTGTTTCGCCGCACGCGCCCGGTAGTCGCTTTGGAGCCGGATCTTGCTCCGCGCGGGATGAGTCCGCGCTACCGACACCAGTCCTTTTTCTCCGGCCATGCATCGAGCGCCTTCTTTTCGATGGCCTACACCAATATCAGGATTCGATCGATCATGCGCAGCCGCCTCTCGGCCGCAGAGTATCGTGACTGGCGGTGGCTCCCGCCGACCGTGTTTTTCTCCTGGGCCGGGTATGTCGGCTGGAGCCGCATTCATGCGTTCAAACACTACGTGTCCGATGTGCTGGCCGGGTCGCTGGTGGGATGGCTGCTGGCTGAGCTTTTTCACGCGCTGGGAGAAGAAGACGCTGTATCCGACTCACACACGGCCCCGACCCCCATGGTTTTCCAGGTGAGCATGACCTTCTGA
- the hppD gene encoding 4-hydroxyphenylpyruvate dioxygenase, whose translation MSKGLAIRGYDFVEFYVGSAKMVAYWYAKALGMDITAYLGPETGVRDRVSYYLTKNNVKFVVTSPVQPGCYDVYGFLQQHGDGVKRWSVEVDDVDEAFRYATANGAVMVYRPVKLEDHHGYVEQAAIRLYDDTELVYINRDNYDYLFKPKYCEPPVKLNIETIDTGIQQIDHIVGNVRENEMNLWADYFNKTMNFETFVDFKAGDIGTKYSALLSKVVRTRDSKIRNPINEPFEGLKKSQIEEYIEQYHGSGVQHIAIATDDIISTIDALRRNGVEFLRVPDTYYDMLRKRADLNINESIEDLQRLGILCDLEGDGYLLQLFTKPTGDRPTFFFEFIQRTGNSQGFGKGNFQALFESIELDQQLRGNLERDPSEVMPPC comes from the coding sequence ATGAGCAAAGGACTGGCAATCCGGGGATACGATTTCGTGGAGTTTTATGTCGGATCGGCCAAGATGGTCGCCTACTGGTATGCCAAAGCCCTCGGAATGGATATCACCGCCTATCTCGGCCCAGAAACCGGCGTGCGCGACCGCGTTTCCTATTACCTGACCAAAAATAACGTCAAGTTTGTCGTGACCTCACCGGTGCAGCCCGGCTGCTACGACGTGTACGGTTTCCTGCAGCAGCACGGCGACGGCGTAAAGCGCTGGTCGGTGGAGGTTGACGACGTGGATGAAGCGTTCCGTTATGCCACGGCGAACGGGGCCGTCATGGTCTACCGGCCGGTAAAGCTGGAGGACCACCATGGCTATGTCGAACAGGCCGCCATCCGGCTCTATGACGACACGGAGCTGGTATACATCAATCGCGACAATTACGATTATCTCTTCAAGCCCAAGTACTGCGAGCCGCCTGTGAAGCTGAATATCGAGACGATAGACACCGGCATCCAGCAGATCGATCACATCGTCGGCAACGTGCGCGAGAACGAAATGAACCTGTGGGCGGACTATTTCAACAAAACCATGAACTTCGAGACGTTCGTCGATTTCAAGGCCGGGGATATCGGGACGAAATACTCGGCGTTGCTTTCCAAGGTCGTACGGACGCGCGACTCGAAAATCCGCAACCCCATCAACGAGCCCTTCGAGGGGCTCAAGAAGTCGCAGATCGAAGAATACATCGAGCAATATCACGGTTCCGGCGTGCAGCACATCGCGATCGCCACCGACGATATCATCTCGACCATCGATGCGCTTCGTCGCAACGGCGTCGAGTTTCTCCGTGTGCCGGATACCTACTACGATATGCTCCGCAAGCGCGCTGATCTGAACATCAACGAGAGCATCGAGGATTTGCAGCGGCTCGGTATCCTGTGCGATCTCGAAGGAGACGGATATTTGCTCCAGTTGTTCACGAAACCGACCGGCGACCGCCCCACGTTTTTCTTTGAGTTCATACAGCGGACCGGCAATTCGCAGGGCTTCGGCAAAGGCAATTTCCAGGCTCTTTTCGAATCGATAGAGCTTGACCAGCAGCTCCGGGGCAACCTCGAGAGAGATCCGAGCGAGGTTATGCCGCCGTGCTGA